One genomic region from Nocardia vinacea encodes:
- a CDS encoding MarR family winged helix-turn-helix transcriptional regulator — MRFRGCTPGHNRQSQLDYGTVSPLVQRLRAHGLVESVRSTNDRRAVELRATEAGRALQPQARQMIEAVTVVTLARQRPYERALPSGVPQALGPADRRPGFGETVEVDPAVGAPPDILAVDLGMRLLVHNRAAHLGDMVDAEVAYELEGGAIADRAGRRG; from the coding sequence GTGAGATTTAGAGGGTGCACTCCGGGACACAATCGCCAATCGCAGCTGGACTACGGCACGGTTTCGCCGCTCGTCCAGCGACTGCGGGCACATGGTCTGGTCGAGAGCGTCCGCAGCACCAACGATCGCCGCGCCGTCGAGTTGCGTGCCACCGAAGCCGGACGTGCATTGCAACCGCAGGCCCGGCAGATGATCGAGGCCGTCACGGTAGTCACCCTCGCACGGCAGCGCCCGTACGAGCGGGCGCTGCCGAGTGGGGTGCCTCAGGCGCTCGGGCCTGCCGATCGACGACCGGGGTTCGGTGAAACAGTGGAAGTTGATCCAGCGGTCGGCGCGCCGCCAGACATACTCGCAGTCGACCTCGGAATGCGGCTTCTGGTACACAACCGCGCAGCGCACCTCGGCGACATGGTCGATGCAGAAGTCGCGTACGAGCTCGAGGGTGGCGCGATTGCGGATCGTGCAGGACGGCGAGGATGA
- a CDS encoding SDR family NAD(P)-dependent oxidoreductase encodes MSIADVSSKSLADLVSLRGRRAVVTGGARGLGRAIALRLAEAGADVLIGDIEEELAVATAEQLARAHGVHVIGAAMDVTDTASVVAAADRAVAELGGLEIWVNNAGVFPSIPLLEMGEQDWEKVFAVNARGVFLGAREAAQRISDAGTGGVIVNIVSTAGFRGSAPGLAAYVASKHAARGLTRELALELASLGIRVLGVAPSFVPTEGNMKMAAATATTAPAADSGTPPTPLMLNGPIGRIGVPDDIARVVLFCASDLSAFMTGSTLLADGGSTI; translated from the coding sequence ATGTCCATCGCGGACGTATCGAGCAAATCTCTCGCCGACCTCGTTTCGTTGCGGGGCAGGCGGGCGGTTGTGACCGGAGGTGCTCGTGGGCTGGGCAGGGCGATCGCGCTGCGCTTGGCGGAGGCCGGGGCCGACGTCCTGATCGGCGACATCGAGGAAGAGCTGGCCGTAGCCACCGCCGAGCAGCTGGCTCGAGCGCACGGCGTGCACGTGATCGGCGCCGCCATGGACGTAACCGACACGGCCTCCGTGGTGGCGGCGGCGGACCGTGCGGTCGCGGAGCTGGGCGGCCTGGAGATCTGGGTGAACAACGCGGGGGTCTTCCCGAGCATCCCGCTGCTCGAGATGGGCGAGCAGGACTGGGAGAAGGTATTCGCCGTGAACGCACGCGGCGTCTTCCTCGGCGCACGCGAGGCAGCGCAGCGCATATCCGACGCGGGTACGGGCGGAGTCATCGTGAACATCGTCTCGACCGCCGGATTCCGTGGCAGCGCACCGGGTCTGGCCGCCTATGTAGCCTCGAAGCACGCTGCGCGCGGCCTCACCCGTGAGCTGGCACTCGAACTCGCGTCACTGGGCATCCGGGTGCTCGGAGTCGCGCCGAGTTTCGTTCCCACGGAGGGCAACATGAAGATGGCCGCAGCCACCGCGACGACTGCTCCGGCCGCGGACAGCGGTACCCCGCCGACACCCTTGATGCTCAACGGCCCGATCGGCCGTATCGGTGTTCCCGACGACATCGCCCGAGTCGTGCTGTTCTGCGCGTCCGACCTGTCGGCCTTTATGACGGGCAGCACGCTACTGGCCGACGGTGGCAGCACCATCTGA
- a CDS encoding TetR/AcrR family transcriptional regulator — protein sequence MTPSAQADNPAEQTGPGRRRRGPNASTPARRAQIVRAALESFAQHGYERASLRDIAARAQVTHAALLRHFSGKDELLVAALNQRDEDEEKLAAQILEAGTAGESVLGEVLRAEFDDPGYQRNWMSLAVAATDPAHPAHEFFTGRRERLRAHLANSPLPTAHDSEYLSADEKVTLVLAMIDGLRIQSLLDPSRETRGLLEVFMKLVITPRDDRPGA from the coding sequence GTGACCCCATCCGCGCAGGCCGATAACCCCGCCGAACAGACTGGTCCGGGGCGACGCCGCCGCGGCCCGAACGCGTCCACTCCGGCGCGGCGCGCGCAGATCGTTCGCGCCGCGCTGGAGAGCTTCGCCCAGCACGGTTACGAGCGCGCCTCCCTGCGCGACATCGCCGCGCGAGCGCAGGTGACGCATGCGGCGCTGCTGCGGCACTTCTCCGGCAAGGACGAGCTTCTCGTCGCCGCTTTGAACCAGCGGGACGAGGACGAGGAAAAACTGGCGGCACAGATCCTCGAGGCCGGCACGGCCGGGGAGAGCGTGCTGGGCGAAGTCCTCCGCGCCGAGTTCGACGACCCCGGCTACCAGCGCAACTGGATGTCGCTCGCTGTCGCGGCGACCGACCCCGCGCATCCGGCGCACGAGTTCTTCACAGGTCGCCGTGAACGGCTGCGCGCACACCTGGCCAACAGCCCGCTACCCACCGCCCACGACAGCGAATACCTTTCGGCCGACGAGAAGGTCACCCTGGTGCTGGCGATGATCGATGGCCTGCGCATCCAATCCCTGCTCGACCCGTCCCGCGAAACCCGCGGTCTTCTGGAGGTTTTCATGAAACTGGTGATCACGCCCCGGGACGACCGGCCCGGGGCGTGA
- a CDS encoding helix-turn-helix domain-containing protein, which yields MPNKRAASGKDAGARSRLMEATAQIMREEGYAAATSRRVAAKAGVKPALLYYYFPTMDDLFLDVLRAGAERELARVRRVLTDEDPLRALWSINADSRFIQLNTEFMALANHRKVIGAELKAYAERVRDIETAAVTLVLRAYGMDLDEFPPVVMSMLLTGAARILGNESAVGVEQGHAELRAFVERYLRRFGTPLPPRESAVALAPPTREPVGDE from the coding sequence ATGCCCAACAAGCGTGCGGCCAGCGGCAAGGATGCGGGAGCGCGTAGCCGACTGATGGAGGCGACCGCTCAAATTATGCGCGAAGAGGGGTACGCCGCGGCGACATCGCGCAGGGTTGCGGCCAAGGCCGGGGTGAAGCCCGCGTTGTTGTACTACTACTTCCCCACGATGGACGACCTGTTCCTCGACGTGCTGCGTGCCGGAGCCGAGCGCGAGCTGGCTCGGGTGCGTCGAGTGCTTACCGACGAGGATCCGTTGCGGGCATTGTGGTCGATCAACGCCGACTCCCGATTCATCCAGCTGAATACCGAATTCATGGCATTGGCCAACCATCGCAAGGTGATCGGCGCCGAGCTCAAGGCATATGCGGAACGGGTGCGTGACATCGAGACCGCCGCCGTCACCCTGGTCCTGCGCGCGTACGGCATGGACCTGGACGAGTTTCCGCCGGTGGTGATGTCGATGCTGCTCACCGGGGCGGCGCGCATTCTCGGTAACGAAAGTGCGGTGGGGGTCGAGCAGGGCCATGCCGAATTGCGTGCGTTCGTCGAACGCTACCTGCGACGTTTCGGCACACCGTTGCCGCCGCGCGAGTCGGCTGTGGCCCTCGCACCACCAACACGAGAGCCGGTCGGTGACGAGTAG
- a CDS encoding cytochrome P450, producing the protein MTDLATVDYFSDPAVTQNPYPYLEYLRSRNPVFREPRYGVIAVTGYQEVIEVFRDTDTYSAAVSIGGPFPPLPFEPEGDDISAQIEEHRHQFPINEFMVTMDPPNHTRTRALLSRLITPKRLKENEDYMWQLVDRQLDEFLANGRCEFLAEYAKPFATLVIADLLGVPDDDRDEFRATLAGHKTPGSRVGALDGEPVGTNPLQWLDDQFSAYITDRQRTPRGDILSVLASTTYPDGTNPSVIELVRPATFLFAAGQETVTKLLSSAVRVLGERPDLQQRVRDDRSLIGGFIEESLRMESPTKVDFRLVKKTTTLGGVDIPAGAVVMLCLGAANRDPRKFENPDQFHIDRRNAREHIAFGRGIHTCAGAPLARVEGQVTLNRLLDRAYDISIDDTAHGPTGERTYEYEPTFLLRGLRELHITFTPSA; encoded by the coding sequence ATGACCGATCTGGCCACAGTCGACTACTTCTCCGACCCTGCCGTCACCCAGAACCCCTACCCCTACCTGGAATACCTGCGTAGTCGGAACCCGGTGTTTCGCGAACCCCGCTACGGCGTCATCGCCGTCACCGGATACCAGGAAGTAATCGAGGTCTTCCGCGACACGGATACCTACTCCGCCGCCGTCTCCATCGGCGGTCCCTTCCCGCCCTTGCCCTTCGAACCCGAAGGCGACGACATCAGCGCCCAAATCGAAGAACACCGGCACCAGTTCCCGATCAACGAGTTCATGGTGACGATGGATCCGCCGAACCACACTCGGACCCGGGCGCTGCTGAGCCGACTGATCACCCCAAAACGGCTGAAAGAGAACGAGGACTACATGTGGCAGCTGGTGGATCGCCAGCTCGACGAGTTCCTCGCCAACGGGCGGTGCGAATTCCTGGCCGAGTACGCCAAACCCTTCGCCACCCTCGTCATCGCCGACCTGCTCGGCGTCCCCGACGACGACCGCGACGAATTCCGCGCCACGCTGGCCGGGCACAAGACTCCAGGAAGCCGAGTGGGTGCGCTCGACGGCGAACCGGTGGGCACCAACCCGCTGCAGTGGCTGGACGACCAGTTCAGCGCCTACATCACCGACCGGCAGCGCACTCCGCGCGGGGACATCCTCAGCGTGTTGGCATCGACCACCTACCCCGACGGGACCAACCCCTCGGTCATCGAACTCGTCCGCCCCGCCACTTTCCTGTTCGCCGCCGGGCAGGAAACCGTCACCAAACTGCTCAGCTCCGCCGTTCGGGTGCTGGGCGAACGGCCCGACCTGCAACAGCGGGTTCGTGACGATCGCAGCCTGATCGGCGGCTTCATCGAGGAGTCGCTGCGCATGGAAAGCCCGACGAAAGTCGACTTCCGGCTCGTGAAAAAGACCACCACACTCGGCGGCGTCGACATCCCCGCGGGCGCCGTGGTGATGCTGTGCCTGGGCGCCGCCAACCGCGACCCCCGCAAATTCGAGAATCCGGATCAATTCCACATCGACCGCCGCAACGCCCGTGAGCACATCGCCTTCGGCCGCGGTATCCACACTTGCGCCGGCGCACCACTGGCCCGAGTCGAAGGCCAGGTCACCCTCAACCGCCTCCTCGACCGTGCCTACGACATCAGCATCGACGACACCGCACACGGTCCCACCGGCGAGCGCACCTACGAATACGAACCCACCTTCCTGCTGCGCGGACTCCGCGAACTGCACATCACCTTCACACCCAGCGCGTAG
- a CDS encoding enoyl-CoA hydratase/isomerase family protein: MFNVLDVDVPMISAVNGPCNLHSEVPLLGDIVLASEDAWFQDVPHFPRGMVPGDGQHVIWNFLVGHNRGRYLLLTGKKLTALEAMEWGAVAEVHPKHELLDRAWELAHELAKRPPLTLRYTRRLFTHQLKQAFLAQMNQGTALETYAQREFFPFGGGMEPLDRAWNDRPWTRRQ, from the coding sequence GTGTTCAACGTACTCGACGTCGACGTTCCGATGATCAGCGCGGTGAACGGACCCTGCAACCTCCATTCCGAGGTACCCCTACTGGGTGACATAGTGCTGGCGTCGGAAGACGCCTGGTTCCAAGACGTTCCGCACTTTCCGCGCGGCATGGTGCCGGGCGACGGCCAGCACGTGATCTGGAACTTCCTGGTCGGGCACAACCGTGGCCGATACCTCCTGCTGACCGGTAAGAAGCTGACCGCCCTGGAGGCCATGGAGTGGGGCGCGGTCGCGGAGGTGCATCCGAAACACGAACTCCTCGACCGCGCCTGGGAGCTGGCACATGAACTGGCCAAGCGGCCACCGCTGACCCTGCGATACACCCGCCGCTTGTTCACTCATCAGCTCAAGCAGGCATTCCTGGCTCAGATGAACCAAGGCACCGCGCTGGAAACCTACGCACAGCGCGAATTCTTTCCGTTCGGCGGCGGCATGGAACCGCTCGACCGCGCCTGGAATGACCGGCCCTGGACGCGCCGCCAATAG
- a CDS encoding carboxylesterase/lipase family protein has protein sequence MSEASLQEPVEPVVRTSGGAVRGRIEHGVAVFRGIPFAQPPVGDARFAPPRPATPWPGVRDAFEFGPPPPQEAGIAGLTGMSKIPEGDDWLTVNVWTPQPDSAERRPVIVWIYGGAYKLGFSGSPGYDAYRIAREADVVVVTFNYRVGVEGFARISGTPANRGLLDQVAALRWVRENIAAFGGDADRVTVCGESAGAGSVAALLAMPSAAGLFQRAVMQSMPGKYFSDELAADIAEAIAKAAGRRPTVADLAGVDPRRLPNAGAAVGAAMREYAETWGSAAYLLAPFAPVVDGEVLPTTPWQAIADGAGRDIDLIIGHNQHECQLFLVLTGELEAIDDERAEFDLRLYGPGPGSERAYRTAFPDATAAQLCELVQSDNQYRMPALHLADAQAGAGGRVHMYELTWAAPNRRGVFGACHALDETLLFGTYETHLGPLLLGPEPPAEALELSARMRATWGRFAATGDPGWPAYEPGRRLVQLLDAKPTVAPYPEEASRRLWQQYTFGALPLLQPSR, from the coding sequence ATGTCCGAAGCGTCGCTCCAAGAGCCGGTCGAACCTGTTGTCCGCACCAGTGGTGGCGCGGTACGTGGCCGAATCGAGCACGGGGTAGCCGTCTTCCGTGGGATTCCGTTCGCGCAGCCACCAGTGGGCGATGCCCGGTTTGCGCCGCCGCGCCCGGCCACCCCTTGGCCGGGCGTCCGCGACGCGTTCGAGTTCGGTCCGCCGCCACCGCAGGAAGCGGGAATCGCCGGGCTGACAGGTATGTCGAAGATCCCGGAGGGCGACGACTGGCTGACGGTGAATGTCTGGACACCGCAACCGGATTCGGCCGAACGTCGGCCGGTTATCGTGTGGATCTACGGCGGGGCATACAAACTCGGTTTTTCCGGTAGCCCCGGTTACGACGCATACCGGATCGCCCGCGAGGCAGACGTCGTCGTCGTGACGTTCAACTACCGGGTCGGTGTGGAGGGGTTCGCCCGGATATCCGGAACCCCGGCGAATCGTGGCCTGCTCGACCAAGTCGCCGCTCTGCGGTGGGTGCGGGAGAACATCGCCGCATTCGGTGGCGACGCCGATCGGGTCACCGTGTGCGGTGAGTCCGCCGGAGCCGGATCGGTGGCGGCATTGTTGGCGATGCCCAGTGCCGCAGGGCTTTTCCAGCGGGCGGTCATGCAGAGCATGCCCGGCAAGTACTTCTCCGACGAATTGGCCGCCGACATCGCCGAGGCCATCGCGAAGGCCGCGGGCCGCCGCCCGACGGTCGCGGACCTGGCCGGGGTCGACCCGCGGCGACTGCCGAATGCCGGTGCGGCCGTGGGCGCCGCAATGCGTGAGTACGCCGAAACCTGGGGCTCGGCCGCGTACCTGCTCGCGCCCTTCGCTCCCGTAGTGGACGGTGAGGTCCTGCCGACGACACCGTGGCAGGCGATCGCGGACGGTGCCGGTCGGGACATCGACCTCATCATCGGACACAACCAGCACGAATGCCAGCTCTTTCTGGTGCTGACCGGAGAACTGGAAGCGATCGACGACGAGCGCGCCGAATTCGACCTACGGCTCTACGGCCCGGGGCCCGGCAGCGAGCGGGCCTATCGTACGGCATTCCCGGACGCCACCGCGGCGCAGTTGTGCGAACTGGTGCAGTCCGACAACCAATACCGCATGCCCGCACTACATCTCGCGGATGCGCAGGCCGGCGCCGGCGGACGCGTCCACATGTATGAGCTCACGTGGGCGGCGCCCAACCGGCGCGGGGTTTTCGGCGCATGCCACGCACTCGACGAAACGCTGCTGTTCGGTACGTACGAAACGCATCTCGGGCCACTGCTGCTGGGTCCCGAGCCCCCAGCCGAGGCGCTGGAGCTGTCGGCCCGGATGCGCGCCACGTGGGGTCGCTTCGCCGCGACGGGCGATCCGGGCTGGCCCGCTTACGAGCCGGGCCGGCGGCTGGTTCAGCTCCTCGATGCGAAGCCGACCGTAGCCCCGTATCCAGAGGAGGCATCCCGGCGGCTCTGGCAGCAATACACTTTCGGCGCCCTGCCTCTGCTGCAGCCGTCGCGGTAG
- a CDS encoding MFS transporter: MATPSVDVARPDEAGTGRLEGASRLRVILIILAIVLATEVGTYYFTFVSMATPYIGADFPQQSAGQLTWMSTLYAIVGGVLVPVAGKLSDRLGKKKIILACLGTSLIGSVLVAVTSTWPLMLLGRGLQAVAFPAIFVSYGLIRDLMPRRHINMAIALAGGGTGVGAVLGPVAGGLLTDHFSWRSLFWFCVGWTVVTIIPLAILVPETKLRVKSRIDWVGAVLLGAGIGGVLIYLSQGVVWGWASLSALAWLIGGVVLLIVFYGWELVTPEPIMDPKLLRTPRFVTIMAAAFLSVGIMQGLGYLMSYLAETPGGAAGEAIKRQVVEGAAQQAAAQASQQTQMNIPPSMMMQYFSVEGELPGLNLTLLQFTVRALLAMTVVYVIVSPLCGWLSTRFGLRRPYIISPVMFALASVLFALYHENPLQLALIAMIAGIGAGAFLGTLPNMVVESVPQEQQGISAGMYGAFNSFGTAAAAAATAAIFSAHPLILHINAPGHVEARKLDTGPMAQLPSESAYIDAFYMFAIAAAVALVLAVVAMRQFDKPATGGFEV; encoded by the coding sequence ATGGCAACACCGTCTGTGGATGTCGCTCGTCCTGACGAGGCCGGCACCGGACGACTCGAAGGCGCCTCGCGACTGCGGGTGATCCTGATAATTCTGGCGATCGTCTTGGCCACCGAGGTCGGGACGTACTACTTCACCTTCGTCTCGATGGCCACGCCCTACATTGGTGCCGACTTCCCACAACAAAGCGCGGGTCAACTGACCTGGATGTCGACCCTGTATGCGATCGTCGGCGGGGTGTTGGTCCCGGTGGCCGGCAAACTGTCCGATCGCCTCGGCAAGAAGAAGATCATCCTGGCCTGTCTGGGAACATCTCTGATCGGAAGTGTCTTGGTCGCGGTCACGTCGACGTGGCCACTGATGTTGCTGGGCCGCGGTTTGCAGGCGGTGGCGTTCCCGGCGATATTCGTCTCCTACGGCTTGATTCGCGATCTGATGCCGCGACGGCACATCAATATGGCCATCGCCCTCGCCGGTGGCGGTACCGGGGTCGGCGCCGTGCTCGGCCCGGTAGCCGGTGGTTTGTTGACCGATCACTTCAGTTGGCGGTCGCTGTTCTGGTTCTGCGTCGGCTGGACCGTGGTGACGATCATCCCGCTGGCGATCCTCGTGCCCGAGACGAAGTTGCGGGTGAAAAGCCGCATCGACTGGGTGGGCGCGGTCCTGCTGGGCGCCGGAATCGGCGGCGTGCTGATATACCTCAGCCAAGGAGTCGTGTGGGGATGGGCCAGCCTCTCTGCGCTGGCCTGGTTGATCGGTGGTGTTGTCCTACTGATTGTCTTCTACGGCTGGGAACTGGTCACGCCCGAACCGATCATGGACCCGAAATTGCTGCGCACGCCCCGGTTCGTCACCATCATGGCGGCGGCATTCCTATCGGTGGGCATCATGCAGGGCCTCGGCTATCTGATGAGCTACCTTGCCGAGACGCCCGGCGGCGCCGCCGGTGAGGCGATCAAGCGGCAGGTCGTCGAGGGTGCTGCCCAGCAAGCGGCGGCGCAGGCGTCGCAGCAGACGCAAATGAACATCCCCCCATCGATGATGATGCAGTACTTCTCGGTCGAGGGAGAGCTGCCGGGGCTCAACCTGACGCTGCTGCAGTTCACAGTGCGGGCCCTGCTGGCGATGACGGTGGTGTACGTGATCGTGTCACCCCTGTGCGGCTGGTTGTCCACCCGCTTCGGGCTACGGCGTCCCTACATCATCTCGCCGGTCATGTTCGCTCTTGCGTCGGTGCTGTTCGCGCTGTATCACGAGAATCCGTTGCAGCTGGCCTTGATTGCGATGATCGCCGGTATCGGCGCGGGCGCCTTCCTTGGCACGCTGCCGAACATGGTGGTGGAATCGGTACCGCAGGAACAGCAGGGTATCAGCGCCGGAATGTACGGGGCGTTCAACAGTTTCGGTACCGCCGCGGCCGCCGCGGCCACGGCGGCGATCTTCTCGGCACATCCGCTCATCCTGCATATCAACGCGCCGGGGCACGTCGAAGCCCGCAAGCTCGACACCGGGCCGATGGCGCAGTTGCCGAGCGAGTCGGCCTACATCGACGCCTTCTATATGTTCGCCATCGCGGCTGCGGTGGCGCTGGTGCTCGCCGTGGTGGCCATGCGCCAGTTCGACAAGCCGGCGACCGGCGGGTTCGAGGTCTGA
- a CDS encoding LysR family transcriptional regulator yields the protein MDIKQLTAFVTVAELGSVTRAADSLHSTQSSVTRQIQALEQELGVMLFERNRYGMTPTIAGRVMAERSRAALLELGRARAEITPMPTATGTVTVGLLESIAETIGLPLATTVLHEYPGLDLRVVVGDSGHLQRRMDAGELDVCLTAERPGITALSPTPLATEQLWAIAPADALLRADAPVALRDVAEHPMVLPPVGSALRDLLDSMDVRFRVMVTASLRIQKQLVAGGRGWAVLPPIAFAEELVAHSISAAPLHGPQLRRRIVLTIAPTAPCTPAAEDVARLLARLVRSEIRDGRWPSARLIGYRGDDSRLCR from the coding sequence ATGGACATCAAGCAGTTGACCGCCTTCGTAACGGTCGCCGAGTTGGGCAGTGTGACCAGGGCGGCCGACTCGTTGCATTCGACCCAGTCCTCGGTCACCCGGCAGATCCAGGCCCTGGAGCAGGAACTCGGCGTCATGCTGTTCGAGCGGAACCGCTACGGCATGACGCCGACCATCGCCGGGCGGGTGATGGCCGAGCGTAGCCGAGCCGCCCTGCTCGAACTCGGCCGCGCACGGGCGGAAATAACGCCGATGCCGACCGCCACCGGCACAGTAACCGTGGGACTGCTCGAGAGCATCGCCGAGACGATCGGCCTACCACTGGCCACCACCGTTCTGCACGAATATCCCGGGCTGGACCTGCGTGTGGTCGTCGGCGATTCCGGCCACCTTCAGCGCAGGATGGACGCGGGCGAGCTGGACGTCTGCCTCACCGCGGAGCGCCCTGGCATCACGGCACTGTCGCCGACCCCGTTGGCGACCGAGCAGTTGTGGGCGATCGCCCCGGCGGATGCGCTATTGCGTGCCGATGCGCCGGTCGCGCTGCGCGACGTCGCCGAACACCCGATGGTGCTGCCGCCCGTCGGCAGCGCGTTGCGAGATTTGCTCGACAGCATGGATGTGCGTTTCCGGGTTATGGTCACCGCTTCGCTGCGGATACAGAAGCAGTTGGTTGCCGGAGGGCGGGGGTGGGCAGTCCTGCCACCGATCGCTTTCGCGGAAGAGCTTGTGGCGCACTCGATCAGCGCTGCGCCACTGCACGGTCCGCAACTGCGGCGCCGGATCGTCCTGACCATCGCCCCAACCGCTCCTTGCACCCCGGCGGCGGAAGATGTGGCCCGGCTACTTGCGCGGCTGGTGCGCTCCGAGATCCGCGACGGCCGCTGGCCGTCGGCCCGGCTGATCGGCTATCGCGGGGACGACAGCCGGCTCTGCCGTTGA
- a CDS encoding sugar phosphate isomerase/epimerase, which translates to MSGTLSVQLYSVRDALAVDRSGTLARLAQIGYRYVEPFALGFWNTPTEQLLANARVLRADLDAAGLAVSTVHAAIPAGSQDAVAEVCRILETDTVIVAIPLLVEGFGGAVFGNREALERFAGRMNGVAHLLADRGIRLGYHNHQFEWAELGGGELGFDVLWELLDPIVVAEVDVYWAVSARQDPVEILARLGARVAALHLKDGPGGLDDPMRPKPQVSIGAGVVDVLAAISAAPDGCWHITEIDITEADPFELLATNRRFLIDAGRTIP; encoded by the coding sequence ATGTCCGGCACGCTCAGTGTGCAGCTCTACAGCGTCCGCGATGCGCTCGCGGTCGATCGTTCCGGAACCCTTGCCCGGCTGGCGCAGATCGGTTACCGGTACGTCGAGCCATTTGCGCTCGGCTTCTGGAATACGCCGACCGAGCAACTGCTCGCCAACGCCCGCGTCTTGCGGGCGGACCTCGACGCTGCCGGGCTCGCCGTGAGCACCGTGCACGCAGCCATTCCCGCGGGCAGCCAGGATGCCGTTGCCGAAGTGTGCCGCATCCTGGAGACGGACACCGTCATCGTGGCGATTCCGCTGCTTGTCGAGGGATTCGGCGGTGCGGTGTTCGGGAACCGGGAGGCACTGGAGAGGTTCGCAGGGCGCATGAACGGGGTCGCGCACCTGCTCGCTGATCGTGGTATCCGGCTCGGCTATCACAACCATCAATTCGAATGGGCCGAATTGGGTGGCGGTGAACTCGGTTTCGACGTGTTGTGGGAATTGCTCGACCCCATTGTCGTGGCCGAGGTCGACGTCTATTGGGCGGTATCGGCCAGGCAGGACCCCGTCGAGATTCTGGCCCGGCTCGGTGCGCGAGTGGCAGCCTTGCATCTGAAGGACGGCCCAGGTGGGCTGGACGACCCGATGCGGCCCAAGCCTCAGGTTTCGATCGGTGCCGGGGTCGTCGACGTGCTCGCTGCCATAAGTGCGGCCCCCGATGGCTGTTGGCACATCACCGAGATCGACATCACGGAGGCCGATCCGTTCGAGCTTCTCGCCACCAACCGCCGTTTCCTGATCGATGCTGGCCGCACCATTCCGTGA
- a CDS encoding dihydrodipicolinate reductase, with amino-acid sequence MKSVSLSHTVVDSPTTSSYRVVQWATGDVGARALRAVIEHPNLALAGVYAYSADKVGRDAGELCGLGAIGVTATGSLDQILALGADCVLYMPLRCDIDAVCRLLESGANIVTTCGEFHRPASMDPAVRARVESACRAGNTSIHSTGSSPGFITEAVPLVLSSIQRELRGLTIEEYADMSQRDSPAIPFEIMGFGRPPAQFDTRRADNLRHAFGPSLQLVADAIGRPLDTVDAIAEVALARRGTEIVAGTLEAGTVAAQRITISGRHKGTVLLQFRANWYCTTDIDAAWDLRPTGWRVRVDGDAPLDIDMRFPFPLTQMNEISPAYTANRPVNAIPFVCAAPPGIRTAVDLPTITASLA; translated from the coding sequence ATGAAATCGGTTTCGTTGTCCCACACTGTCGTCGACTCGCCCACCACTTCTTCCTATCGGGTGGTCCAATGGGCTACCGGCGATGTCGGAGCACGGGCTCTGCGGGCGGTGATCGAGCATCCGAACCTAGCCCTGGCCGGTGTCTACGCCTACTCGGCTGACAAGGTCGGGCGCGACGCGGGGGAGTTGTGTGGGCTGGGCGCCATCGGTGTCACGGCTACCGGCAGTCTCGATCAGATCCTCGCCCTCGGCGCCGATTGTGTGCTCTACATGCCGCTGCGCTGTGATATCGATGCCGTGTGCCGGTTGCTGGAATCGGGGGCCAATATCGTCACCACCTGCGGCGAATTCCACCGTCCTGCGAGTATGGATCCGGCCGTCCGCGCGCGCGTCGAGTCCGCCTGCCGGGCCGGGAACACCTCGATCCACAGCACCGGAAGCAGTCCCGGCTTCATCACCGAAGCGGTTCCGCTTGTGCTGTCCTCGATTCAGCGAGAATTGCGTGGCCTCACGATCGAGGAATACGCCGATATGTCGCAACGGGATTCACCGGCGATCCCATTCGAGATCATGGGGTTCGGCCGTCCGCCCGCGCAGTTCGACACCCGGCGGGCGGATAATCTGCGGCACGCCTTCGGCCCGTCGCTGCAGCTGGTCGCCGATGCCATCGGCAGGCCGTTGGATACCGTCGACGCCATCGCCGAGGTCGCACTCGCCCGCCGTGGGACGGAGATCGTCGCGGGCACACTGGAGGCGGGAACGGTTGCAGCGCAACGAATCACGATTTCCGGGCGACACAAGGGGACGGTGCTGCTGCAGTTTCGCGCCAACTGGTACTGCACCACGGACATCGACGCCGCCTGGGATCTTCGCCCTACCGGGTGGCGCGTGCGGGTCGACGGTGACGCGCCGTTGGACATCGATATGCGCTTTCCGTTCCCGCTGACGCAGATGAACGAGATCTCACCGGCCTATACCGCCAATCGGCCGGTCAACGCGATTCCATTCGTCTGCGCAGCCCCGCCCGGCATCCGCACCGCGGTCGATCTTCCTACTATTACAGCGTCGCTAGCATGA